The DNA window AGCCCCCTTGTATTTCCTCATCTTCCACCTCCACTGTTGACTGGATAGTTGTTCTTGCTGAAATTCTTGTTGTCTGGTGATTTAGTTGCTAATAGCATCCTCCCATATATATCGTCTCTCAATCAGGCGCAGCCTCGACATTGTATGACAGTGCTTTGTTTCTGCGCTAAACTTCGAGCATCATATAGGCTCCTTACTTCGTGAGCATCCAGCTCATGAAATTATGCTTTGACTCTTGCCTTCTTTTCCATTCATTTTGCTAATTAACAGTGTCAAACGCAGACATCTCTCAATTTTGTACTAGCACAGTTTTGTTGCAGGATCTCCTGGAGATCGATCGCAACAATGGCACGAGGGCCGATGGACCTGTGGAACCAGTGGGCGACCCAGATCCTGGTGATCTTAAGCCTCACGTTGCAGGTTGTCCTCCACATCTTCGCTGGCATACGCCGGCGCGAAGCTACGCCGGTCGAGAGGTTCATCCTCTGGCTGGCGTACCAGCTGGCCGACTCGACGGCAATATACGCCATCGGTAATCTTTCCCTGAGCAGCGCCGCACGAGAGCACAACCTGGTTGCGTTCTGGGCACCGTTCCTCCTGCTGCACCTTGGCGGCCCAGACAACATCACCGCCTACTCCCTCGAGGACAACAAGCTCTGGAAGCGTCACCTTGTGACTCTTGTAGTGCAGGTCCTGGGAGTAGGTTATGTCCTCTACAAGAACATCACTGGCAACGGGACGATGATCGTGGTGGCTGCCATCCTGATGTCCGTCATTGGCACCGCCAAGTACGGGGAGAGGACATACGCGCTCTGGTGGTCCAACTTCAGCACCATCAGGAACTACCTCAAGCTTGTACAGCGCAACAAGCACCAGCATTTCTATATAGAGTATGAGCATCCTCGCCACCTTGGTGATAATCATGGTTTCGATGATGAGTTGCTTCTGCATCGAGCTCACTCCTTGTTCTATGTCTGCAAACGTGGGATAGTTGATTCTGTGATCATcaacgatgatgatgattccGATAACCGTGGCAGTGAAGTAATTAGGGACCTTATGAAAGATAAAGATCACAAGAGCATGTGGACAGTGATGGAGATGGAGCTCTCCCTCATGTATGACATCCTCTACACCAAGGCATATGTGATTCACACTAGCTTAGGACACATCATCCGCATCATGGCGCCGATCGCCATCGTTGCCTCACTCCTGCTGTTTCTTTTCAGTGGCAAAGGTGGCCACAACCGAATCGATGTCATCATCACATACGTCTTACTAGGCGGTGCGCTCATCCTAGAGACGAGGTCGCTGTTGAGATCACTTTGGTCTACTTGGGCGCTAGTGTTCCTTTGTGACACACGCTGGAGCTGGCTTCGACATGTAGCTCTCTGCAGTGGAAGATGGCATCGGCTTCGGTATGCAATTCTCTCTCTCCGCAGACCCATCAAGACTGTTTTTTCAAGAAATTCAAGGAGGTGGTCAGGAAGGATAGGGCAGTACAACATGCTGCACTCTTGCTATCATAAGATCACCGAAGCGACAACAAGTCACCGTTGGTTCGAGGCGTTCGACAATTTGTCCACTCTGGTGGGTTTCACTGACTGGTTGGATATGAAGCATTGCTCGTCAAATCTCGAAATTCCAGACAAGGTCAAGACAACTTTGCAAGATATGCATacgagatttgcaccagatgaTTTGAACACAATGGGCTTGTTGAGGTATAACTGGGGGATGCTGGCAATGGGTGAAGGTACTCGCCCTAAGCAATTCAATAATCTAAAGGACTATCATGGTGTTGACTTCCACGAGAGTATCCTTATCTGGCACATTGCCACTGATCTGTTCCTCGCTAAAATTGGGAAAGAAGGGCCAACTGTGGAGGCAATCAGGGCGATGTCCAACTACATGATGTTCCTCTTCGTGGATCGCCCAGAAATGCTACCGGGACTCCCACAGAACTGGCTGTACgagatgacaaaaaaaaacataatcgAATCATGCAGAGCATCTAATGGTTTCACTCTTGAAGTGAAACATGGTGGGCAAAGATCCCTTAGGCTTAAAGAGACAGAGCGGGTAGCTGGCAAACTACTAAAAATCCACATAGGGGAAGTCAAACCTGGCCCTAAAGAACCTCGCCTCACCTATGCAAGAATTGTTGCTGATACACTGTCCAAATGGAAAGATGACGATCCAATTGATGTGCTGTTTGACCTGTGGATAGATTTTCTGATGTATGCAGCCAACCGCTGCAATAGGGAATCACATGCCAAGAAGCTCAACGCTGGCGGTGAGTTTTTGACCATCGTGTGGCTAATGATTGAGCACTTTCAACAATTAGCAAAAGCAAAAAAGGAGCACGGCAATGAATAATTCAGGTTAATGTCTATATTGGCCTATGACTATgagtaatattttaattttttgagaTTTTCTAAGGTCTTAGAAAAGGTACGGGGACATACCATATTGTTAGAGTATAATCTTACTTAATTACTGTGTATCTTTGCCAAAACATGATCATCTCTGTTTAATGCAAAAATTGAAACATGATCATCTCTGTTTAATGCAAAAATTGATCCAACTGACCTTGTTTGTAAAGCCA is part of the Oryza glaberrima chromosome 4, OglaRS2, whole genome shotgun sequence genome and encodes:
- the LOC127770188 gene encoding uncharacterized protein LOC127770188; this encodes MARGPMDLWNQWATQILVILSLTLQVVLHIFAGIRRREATPVERFILWLAYQLADSTAIYAIGNLSLSSAAREHNLVAFWAPFLLLHLGGPDNITAYSLEDNKLWKRHLVTLVVQVLGVGYVLYKNITGNGTMIVVAAILMSVIGTAKYGERTYALWWSNFSTIRNYLKLVQRNKHQHFYIEYEHPRHLGDNHGFDDELLLHRAHSLFYVCKRGIVDSVIINDDDDSDNRGSEVIRDLMKDKDHKSMWTVMEMELSLMYDILYTKAYVIHTSLGHIIRIMAPIAIVASLLLFLFSGKGGHNRIDVIITYVLLGGALILETRSLLRSLWSTWALVFLCDTRWSWLRHVALCSGRWHRLRYAILSLRRPIKTVFSRNSRRWSGRIGQYNMLHSCYHKITEATTSHRWFEAFDNLSTLVGFTDWLDMKHCSSNLEIPDKVKTTLQDMHTRFAPDDLNTMGLLRYNWGMLAMGEGTRPKQFNNLKDYHGVDFHESILIWHIATDLFLAKIGKEGPTVEAIRAMSNYMMFLFVDRPEMLPGLPQNWLYEMTKKNIIESCRASNGFTLEVKHGGQRSLRLKETERVAGKLLKIHIGEVKPGPKEPRLTYARIVADTLSKWKDDDPIDVLFDLWIDFLMYAANRCNRESHAKKLNAGGEFLTIVWLMIEHFQQLAKAKKEHGNE